The Methanolobus sp. WCC4 genome includes the window ATCCTGTATGGTCCCTGTTGCACCGATATACACAGCGATACCGTATTGCTCGAACATCGTGACAGCCTTTCTTCCAAGACCACCACAGAGCATTATATCGACTGCTTCCTTTGCCATTATTTCAGGAGGCAGACCTGTTCCGCCATTGTGCTCACTTGTGTTAGAGATGACAGAAGATTCCTTTGTCTCTGTGTCATACAATGTGTAATAAGGCACCTTTCCAAAATGCTGTCCAACCGTCTCTTCGATTCCTTTCTGTCCCATTGCTGGTATACATAGTTTCATACTTCACGCCTCTGATATTTTAATAATTGATATTGTTCCCGGAATGTTCAGGATGAGGACCTTACATTCCCGGTTTTCCCGGCGAGTTTGCCTCTTTTATTGTCTCCAACGAATTTGAGCCGTAGGCATCCACAGCCTCCTTGACAGAGCCAGTAGAGCAGACCCTTACCTCAATATTTTCTGCCGATAGCAAAGAGAATGCATTGGGGCCTAAACTACCGGTGATCAACACATCTATCCCTTCGCTGATGACCTGCTGTGCAGCCTGCACACCCGCTCCACCTGAAGCGGATACCTGTTCATTTTTTAGCGATAGCTGATCCATAGTTTCAGGGTCGACCATAACAAAATACCCGCACCTTCCAAAATGAGGATCAACAGGTGCATCCAGACCGACATCTTTTGATGTAACACATATTTTCACGGAAATTCACCCATATGAGCAATAAATTATAATCCCACATATGAGGCAAAATATAAAAGCTTAACTGACAAGAACAGATACCTGGTCAACTCATAAAAATTCAAAAATTAAAACAGACCAGCCCGTATATATACGAACAGAACCAAATTGGCATTGAATGTTGACTGTTTTTGAAGCAATTGTACTGGGAATCGTTCAGGGTATCGCAGAATGGCTTCCTATAAGCAGCGAGGGGATGACCACCCTTGTAATGCTGAACGTCTTTGACAGGAGCCTTGCAGATGCGTTGCCGATAGCCATTTGGCTGCACACAGGAACCCTACTCTCGGCTGTTGTCTATTTCAGAAAGGACCTCAAAGACATACTTACCGAGATACCCGATTATCTGAAAAACAGGGACATTAGTGAGAAAAAGAACAGCATAATAACGTTCCTGCTCATCACGACAGCGATCACAGGAGCAATAGGACTGCCACTGATCCTGTTCGCTACCGGAGCTGAGGATTTCTCCGGGAAACTTGCAACCGCAGTCATCGGATTCCTCCTGATCATTACCGGCCTTCTGCAGATATCCGCTGCAAAAAGGACCAAGAAGAGAGATGAACCTGTTATAACCGATTCTGTCATCGCAGGAATAGCACAGGGATTTGCTGCACTTCCGGGAATCAGCAGGTCAGGAATAACCGTTTCCACCCTGCTCCTGAGAGACATCGAAGCATCACAGGCACTCAGGCTGAGCTTCCTTATGAGCATACCTGCAGTCCTTGCAGCAGATGTCGGCATGGGTGCAATGGGACTTCTGAGCTTTGATATGAACTCCATGCTGGGTCTCTTCTTTGCATTCCTCTTCGGGATACTCACCATAGACCTGTTCATCAAAGCGGCTAAAAGGTTCGATTTCTCTAAGTTCTGCATCGCGCTGGGAGTGATCAGCATCCTGGCATATTTTGTATGAGCCTTTGCTTAAAGCCTCCAATCCTCTTATTTGCCACAAAAGAGAATAAATACATAAGCTTTTCTGGAAATGTATAAATAAAACATCACGCAATGAGTGCATAACAATGGCATGCAGAGGAAGACCCAGATCACCCAGAAGAGTTGAATGCTCACCGGAGGTACTCTATTTCAAACCCAGAGGAGTACCACTCAAAGAGCTTGATACCGTATCCCTTGCTATAGAGGAGCTTGAAGCCCTGAGGCTGGCAGACCTTGAAGGAATGCAGCAGGAAGAAGCGGCTATCAGCATGGGAATATCAAGAAGGGCTTTCTGGCAGGACCTTCAGAATGCAAGGAAGAAAGTGGCTTCAGCACTTATCGAAGGCAAGGCCATAGAGATCGTTGGCAAAGACCCTGATGCTACTGAATGATTCCCGGAACATCGCCTTGCAGGCCATTTTGAATTACATTACTTAATTGCATTACTTACGTATTACATCAATTCCAAGATCATAAAGGAGATATTATATGGCACAGAACATCCAGAGTCCTGAGGACCTTTTAAAGAAAGCAGAGGAACCAAAGCTCATCAGGAACATGAGAGCTATCCAGAAGAAGATAATGGTGATGAGCGGTAAAGGCGGAGTAGGCAAGAGTACAGTTGCAGCTAACCTTGCAGCGAGACTTGCAGAACGTGGACACAAGGTAGGTCTTCTGGATGCCGATATACACGGACCAAGCATCCCGAAGATGTTCGGGATCGAGGACGAAAGGCCAACTGTGGATGAGAATGGTATCGTGCCTATCAGCGTCACCGAGAACCTATCTGTGATGTCAGTTGCACTTCTCCTTGAGGATAAGGACGCTCCGGTGATCTGGAGAGGACCTGCAAAGATGGCCGCCATCAAGCAGTTCCTTGAGGATGTCTCATGGGGCAAACTGGAATATCTCATTGTGGACCTGCCACCTGGAACCGGTGATGAGCCACTGAGCATTGCACAGCTTATCGAGAAGATGGAAGGCGCAGTAGTTGTTACAACACCACAGGATGTAGCACTTGTAAGTGTCAGGAAATCCATCAAATTCGCAGAGATACTTAAGGTACCTGTGATAGGCATCGTGGAGAACATGAGCGGAATAGTCTGCCCTCACTGTGATGAGACAATAGACATCTTCGGCAAGGGCGGCGTGGAGAAAGCAGCAGCCGACTTCAATGTCCCTGTGATCGGGGAACTCCCAATGGACCCTAAGGTCGCAGAGATCGAAGACAGCGGAAAGGTCCACACTGACATCAATGAAGAGATGCTCTGGGGCAAGGGCTTCGCAAAGATCGTCGATTCTGTTGAGAGTTTTAAGAAGTGAGTTTCAGGACTTACTCCTTTCAGGAAGAAGAACTCTTCCAGCCTCTTTTTTTTAATTGATTCCCGGGAAACTTTAACAGAATTGTGTCTGTATCCAGGATATTATTTCTTTTCTGTATCGATCAGTCTAATATACTAAAAAAACAGACATTTCTATATGGAAGTGGGAAGCCATAGGGAAGTGGACAGGCTTGACTTCAGGAACCCGACAGAACTTGTCGATGATGTCCTCCTGAACGATAGCTGGCTGCTCAAAGAGAACTCCAACACACGCCTGAGTCCATCAGTCATTGACCTGCATATTGCGGCACAGGTCAAGAAGCAGTATGCCCTCAGGAAACTATATTCAAAGGAAAGCGCATGGGCTCATCTGGAAGGATTGATCCATATCCATGACCTTCACAGCCCGTTCACACCATATTGCAATGGTATCGATGCCAGGATCTTCCTGAAGGACGGGCTTCGTTTCCCGGATACGGTCAGTCTCCCGGCAAAACGTTTTGAATCGGCCCTTTACCATGCCATGTCCTTCATGGTACATTCACAACAATTCTTCGCAGGAGCACAGGCGATCGATATGCTCAACTGGATGCTTGCTCCCCACCTTCATTTCGATGATATCGATGAGGAACAGCTCAGGCAGATAATACAGGGATTCATGTTCCAGATGAACCAGTCCAACCGCATCGGCGCCCAGAGTGCTTTCACTAACATAGGACTGAGGATAACATGTCCGCCACTTATCGCAGACCAGAAGGCCATCTTTGGAGGAAAGGAACTTGATGAGACCTACAGCCACTTCGAAGATGAGGCAAGGAGGATCTACAGGGTCATGATGGAAGTTGCCGGAGATGGTGACGGACAGGGATGCCCCTTTACCTTCCCGCTGATAACAACAGCAATATCCAATGACCTTGACTTCAGTGACCCTTTGTGGAAGCTCACCATGCAGGCAACCGCATCAACCGGAGCACCTTATTTCCTGAACCTCAGAGCAGATTACCTCTCTGACGAGACCGTGCACGCCATGTGCTGCCGTCTCTTTGCCAGACATACCGGCGGGATCTGGAATGCAGGAGGCATGGGGAACGGTTCCAACAAAGTCGTTTCCATTAACCTTCCTGGAGTCTCACTTCGTTCAAGAGATATGGACGAGTTCTTCGATGAACTTGACAATACAATGGACATCGCCAGGCAGACCCTGCTTGACGGGAACGGGATCATCAAAAAAGCATTGTATCAGTGGAAGATACTACCGTGGCTCCTCATGGTCACAGACGATGGCATACCCTATTACGACTTCTTCAAACGTCACCTCACATTTGGCGTGGTGGGACTTAATGAATGCCTTATGAACCTCACCGGAGAGACACTACTGGAACAAAAAGAGAACGGACTCAGGATCATACGCCATATGGCAAAGAGACTCGAGCGATACTCAAAAGAAGACAACATTGAGTACACACTGGAACAGACGCCTGCTGAGAGCACAGCCCACCGCTTTGCCCTGCTGGACCGTGCAAAATATGGAGAAGGTGCGAACATCCAGGGAAGCGATGATGCTCCTTACTACACGAACTCCACTCATGTACCTTACAGAAGTGACACATCCCTTGTCAATCGTATAGAAATTGAGTCCGATTTCCATCCTTACTTCACAGGTGGAACCATCTCCCACATATGGATGGGAGAGAGCTATCCGGAACCAGTGGGACTTTCTGACCTGATCGAACGGATTACGAGGACGAAACTTGCATATTTCTGTTTCTCACCTGATTTCTCCATATGTGAGAACGGACATAGTTCCAGAGGAAGTCAGGAAATATGTCCGCATTGCCAGAGGGAGATAGTTGACCATATCTCAAGGGTCACAGGATACTACGGACATGTGAACAACTGGAACCCTGGTAAGATAAAGGAATATGAAGAACGGCACCGATACAGACTGGATAGCATTTCAGAAAGATAGATAAGCGTCCGGACCATCAGAACATTATGCATTTTAACAGTGAAGCATCGTTCAAGTGGCTCTATTCACAGCAGATATCGAAGGTTAAGGACCTTGCACGTATAGTGCAGGCAAGCCACCTATGGGATGAGGAAAACGAATACAGGGAGAAGCTAATAGGCCTGAGGAACGATGGGTCCTGGAACTGTGACCTGAGAGATACCTCGCGTGCAGCCTCGGTCCTTGCACTTACAGGCATCATATTTCCCGAAGTGAAGGAATGGCTGCTCTCTAAAAAGACCGGCAGTTCATGGAACGATGATGTCTATGACAGCACATATGCACTGATGGCACTTGCGGATATGGGTCATCATGACCCTGAAGGATGCCGGTGGCTTATTGATAACTACGGACCGAAATGGGAACATCCCGGAACCACGGCACTTATCATAACCGCGCTTATCAAGCAGTCAGGGTGCAGGGAAGAGAATGAGAACGGCTATGCAGGTTTTATCGATGAACGTGCAAAGTGGATAATATCACAAAAAGAACATGATGCTGCATGGAAGACACTTGCCACAAGCAACCTTGTCATCCAGTCACTTATCCTTGCAGGATCTAAAAATGTGACAGAGGACTCTTTTAACTGGATATTGTCAAACATGAACGACAATGGTTCATGGGGAAAAGATGGCGGTGATATCAATACCACATCATTGTCCCTTATCACCATTCATGAGTACATGAAATGAAAAATCGGGATCAGATTCATTTCGCAGGCAAAAGGATGTGAATGCTCGTTC containing:
- a CDS encoding undecaprenyl-diphosphate phosphatase — its product is MLTVFEAIVLGIVQGIAEWLPISSEGMTTLVMLNVFDRSLADALPIAIWLHTGTLLSAVVYFRKDLKDILTEIPDYLKNRDISEKKNSIITFLLITTAITGAIGLPLILFATGAEDFSGKLATAVIGFLLIITGLLQISAAKRTKKRDEPVITDSVIAGIAQGFAALPGISRSGITVSTLLLRDIEASQALRLSFLMSIPAVLAADVGMGAMGLLSFDMNSMLGLFFAFLFGILTIDLFIKAAKRFDFSKFCIALGVISILAYFV
- a CDS encoding NifB/NifX family molybdenum-iron cluster-binding protein; translation: MKICVTSKDVGLDAPVDPHFGRCGYFVMVDPETMDQLSLKNEQVSASGGAGVQAAQQVISEGIDVLITGSLGPNAFSLLSAENIEVRVCSTGSVKEAVDAYGSNSLETIKEANSPGKPGM
- the nrdD gene encoding anaerobic ribonucleoside-triphosphate reductase, with product MEVGSHREVDRLDFRNPTELVDDVLLNDSWLLKENSNTRLSPSVIDLHIAAQVKKQYALRKLYSKESAWAHLEGLIHIHDLHSPFTPYCNGIDARIFLKDGLRFPDTVSLPAKRFESALYHAMSFMVHSQQFFAGAQAIDMLNWMLAPHLHFDDIDEEQLRQIIQGFMFQMNQSNRIGAQSAFTNIGLRITCPPLIADQKAIFGGKELDETYSHFEDEARRIYRVMMEVAGDGDGQGCPFTFPLITTAISNDLDFSDPLWKLTMQATASTGAPYFLNLRADYLSDETVHAMCCRLFARHTGGIWNAGGMGNGSNKVVSINLPGVSLRSRDMDEFFDELDNTMDIARQTLLDGNGIIKKALYQWKILPWLLMVTDDGIPYYDFFKRHLTFGVVGLNECLMNLTGETLLEQKENGLRIIRHMAKRLERYSKEDNIEYTLEQTPAESTAHRFALLDRAKYGEGANIQGSDDAPYYTNSTHVPYRSDTSLVNRIEIESDFHPYFTGGTISHIWMGESYPEPVGLSDLIERITRTKLAYFCFSPDFSICENGHSSRGSQEICPHCQREIVDHISRVTGYYGHVNNWNPGKIKEYEERHRYRLDSISER
- a CDS encoding DUF134 domain-containing protein, which gives rise to MACRGRPRSPRRVECSPEVLYFKPRGVPLKELDTVSLAIEELEALRLADLEGMQQEEAAISMGISRRAFWQDLQNARKKVASALIEGKAIEIVGKDPDATE
- a CDS encoding NifB/NifX family molybdenum-iron cluster-binding protein produces the protein MKLCIPAMGQKGIEETVGQHFGKVPYYTLYDTETKESSVISNTSEHNGGTGLPPEIMAKEAVDIMLCGGLGRKAVTMFEQYGIAVYIGATGTIQDAIAAWESNALSKATQDNSCAGHGHDHDHDGHCH
- a CDS encoding Mrp/NBP35 family ATP-binding protein: MAQNIQSPEDLLKKAEEPKLIRNMRAIQKKIMVMSGKGGVGKSTVAANLAARLAERGHKVGLLDADIHGPSIPKMFGIEDERPTVDENGIVPISVTENLSVMSVALLLEDKDAPVIWRGPAKMAAIKQFLEDVSWGKLEYLIVDLPPGTGDEPLSIAQLIEKMEGAVVVTTPQDVALVSVRKSIKFAEILKVPVIGIVENMSGIVCPHCDETIDIFGKGGVEKAAADFNVPVIGELPMDPKVAEIEDSGKVHTDINEEMLWGKGFAKIVDSVESFKK